One window from the genome of Garra rufa chromosome 1, GarRuf1.0, whole genome shotgun sequence encodes:
- the LOC141331697 gene encoding sterile alpha motif domain-containing protein 9-like, translating into MAVSSELPADINEWSKDHVRQWMLKIKVDEEDAEILYKQKIKGASLLLLEETDLSRIQGLSFDAKKLIIHNIGLLKQKTQTQNDAVTQSCSLKPYPFSRFNAAHRYINNSILDVTETGPIDLIQPCHEYKAFINTTEDDRMEKYTYEVIRFGAACMNSRTNGTIHFGVADKPHGQILGISVQRTDDFDKQQSHAIEKHFKLERSVQIAKRCIKPPRFVEVLKADMTSARKCVIEVDIEPSSIVCEELYFNTYEVEKKNKKCKNKDKMPESKATGKKSDSKSFYVRDGSSSNNLITSDSSKYDRYIANMPQLSKLRKDAEEKHLFIVKNSVQGSKLCEMITGGTQSLDRSHFEQYIVVANKSHPVQLENLSFLLHMDLVAVLDFDPESAESGLNKLFEDRKTNPHSPAQYKITGAVEDIANKLKLTRNTSWVFCNGGINEESPSDADKWSIEKGSSVRDVVSFLCRKDVLPHKKFLTIFLLLSQVSNGKDPLLETFNMFLQEFNGGNQILCISDNETSYTYWKNLIEDRCGVDISTRCIYELSFAEVNGTVLNLWSENRKSSRFLPCGGGSNVVLTKKSEDSLETLSVLCVNQCDGGNEDKQHHEEEFYKGGKVSWWNFYFSEQPGSMPFIKRDKFSYIVDTIIPDICSRKGMCEFFSIFHLPGCGGTTLAMHVLWTLKDKFRCAVLKDTTDDYSTIAEHVVQLLTYETKEKPTRIPVLLMIDDFLDISDVKKLQLQIGEECLKQNIFSKSPQVIIVNCMRAESCEQTDDAVFIGNKLSKQEQELFEEKLKEFKRNNTNTTTFYGFMILKNNFSPDYIHGIVKNTLKGFNFQDKHAQLFAVLVLLNVYCKNALLSVSTCEEFLGLQTKTYFEPCKVEDGFERFSNLLTRCTVNSKIRFEGVTVIHPSIAQCCLKELSASHGVTKADIANLLLTTGLFHEYALGKQKLVQDVHNMLVKRQYLAQAEDSLFSPLIQDTMKETPRLEEIVLQNAAKCYRKDAVIFQLLARYYYIKKSDFNTAMIWAKKAKGLSKDSSYMCDTVSQVLVRELKQAVRKDKDDPIKPESLEEYLTLARSAGEACKETQQTANKEAMIQLQRLKDYNTYNTAGYLGELQTAAIVIQILKKTPLFNCLGEVLSGKIAFEDLPRKIPELKQYYHVLQKHKSYLQQLKGTMKQHFYVLDNFFVNLVPFFAESNKQKERTKPKVSRYFQQYVDVFCKINWSEQVKNERMNLTVKIEQTHQCLEKNKGDSYTGLLEYLYERDSASTLEEIIQQYDFILKWKEPRNLMDTVNFIYANVILANINPESQYIMPYQGLRNLLLEIINHPTPFSQILPLHYITVLLLRQEDCPLQNFVSQMKLSYLKDLKPVSNGKRAAVHFFLGKDEGYGGLISHRDINNCLGSEQNISTKWDDEKIWKQVRDCEKLYRVSGKICDGFISVGNVKVDPMFRSQLHKEFGTTVTFFIGFSINGPVALDIDFES; encoded by the coding sequence ATGGCTGTCTCATCTGAACTTCCAGCGGACATCAATGAGTGGAGCAAAGACCATGTGAGACAATGGATGCTCAAGATAAAAGTGGATGAAGAAGATGCAGAGATTTTGTACAAACAGAAAATTAAAGGAGCTAGTCTTCTCCTCTTGGAGGAAACTGATCTTTCTCGCATTCAAGGCTTATCATTCGATGCTAAAAAACTGATTATTCACAACATCGGTCTTCTGAAACAAAAGACTCAGACGCAGAATGATGCAGTGACTCAGTCTTGTAGCTTAAAGCCTTACCCTTTCAGTAGATTTAATGCTGCTCACaggtatataaataatagtattttagATGTGACTGAAACTGGTCCTATAGACCTCATACAACCGTGCCATGAATACAAAGCCTTCATCAACACAACAGAAGATGACAGAATGGAAAAATACACTTATGAAGTAATTCGGTTTGGAGCAGCATGTATGAATAGTCGCACAAATGGCACCATTCATTTCGGAGTGGCAGACAAACCACATGGGCAAATTCTGGGTATTAGTGTCCAGAGAACAGATGACTTTGACAAACAACAGTCACATGCAATTGAAAAGCATTTCAAATTGGAAAGGTCTGTTCAAATAGCAAAGAGGTGTATTAAACCCCCACGATTCGTTGAAGTTCTCAAGGCTGACATGACATCTGCAAGAAAATGTGTTATTGAGGTAGACATAGAGCCGTCCTCAATCGTCTGTGAAGAGCTTTATTTTAACACATATGAAGTAGAGAAAAAGAACAAGAAATGCAAGAATAAAGACAAGATGCCTGAGTCCAAAGCAACAGGGAAGAAGAGTGATAGCAAGTCTTTCTATGTAAGAGatggcagcagcagcaataatcttaTTACATCAGATTCCTCAAAGTATGACAGATATATTGCTAACATGCCACAGTTGTCCAAGTTGAGGAAGGATGCTGAAGAAAAGCATCTCTTTATTGTCAAAAACAGTGTGCAAGGCTCTAAACTGTGTGAGATGATAACAGGAGGGACACAATCTTTGGACAGGTCACACTTTGAACAGTACATTGTGGTGGCTAACAAGTCCCATCCTGTTCAGCTGGAAAACCTGAGTTTCCTTCTTCACATGGATCTAGTGGCTGTTTTGGATTTTGATCCAGAATCTGCTGAAAGTGGCTTGAATAAGCTGTTTGAAGATAGAAAAACCAATCCTCACTCACCAGCTCAATATAAAATCACTGGTGCAGTTGAAGACATAGCAAACAAGTTAAAGCTGACCAGGAATACAAGCTGGGTTTTCTGTAATGGAGGTATTAATGAGGAAAGCCCCTCTGATGCTGACAAATGGTCAATTGAGAAAGGATCCTCTGTGCGTGATGTTGTTTCTTTCCTGTGTCGAAAAGATGTTCTGCCTCACAAGAAATTTCTCACCATATTCTTGCTATTAAGTCAGGTGAGCAATGGAAAAGACCCTTTGCTTGAGACCTTCAATATGTTTCTACAAGAGTTCAATGGAGGAAACCAAATCTTATGCATTAGTGACAATGAAACATCATACACCTACTGGAAGAATCTCATTGAGGACAGATGTGGAGTTGACATCTCTACAAGATGCATTTATGAGCTGAGTTTTGCTGAGGTCAATGGCACTGTGCTCAATCTGTGGTCAGAGAATCGCAAATCAAGCCGCTTTCTTCCTTGTGGTGGTGGCAGTAATGTTGTGCTCACCAAGAAATCTGAGGACTCCTTAGAAACACTGAGTGTTCTTTGTGTGAACCAATGTGATGGAGGAAATGAGGACAAACAACATCATGAGGAGGAATTTTATAAGGGAGGGAAGGTGTCTTGGTGGAACTTCTACTTCTCAGAACAGCCCGGGTCAATGCCATTCATCAAACGAGACAAATTCAGCTACATTGTCGACACTATTATTCCAGACATATGCAGTCGGAAAGGAATGTGtgagtttttcagcattttccatCTTCCAGGCTGCGGTGGCACTACATTAGCCATGCATGTTCTATGGACACTCAAGGATAAATTCCGCTGTGCAGTTCTGAAGGACACAACAGATGATTATTCAACTATAGCTGAACACGTGGTGCAGCTACTGACTTATGAGACTAAAGAAAAACCTACACGAATTCCTGTTTTGCTCATGATCGACGATTTCCTGGACATCTCTGATGTaaaaaaactccagcttcagatTGGGGAGGAATGTTTGAAGCAAAACATTTTCTCAAAGTCTCCACAGGTCATAATTGTCAACTGCATGAGAGCTGAATCCTGTGAACAGACGGatgatgcagttttcattggaaACAAATTATCAAAGCAGGAACAGGAACTGTTTGAGGAAAAGCTAAAGGAGTTTAAGAGAAACAACACAAACACTACAACGTTTTATGGCTTCATGATTCTGAAGAATAACTTTTCCCCTGACTATATTCATGGTATTGTGAAAAACACTCTGAAGGGTTTCAACTTCCAAGACAAACATGCTCAACTTTTTGCTGTTCTCGTCCTCCTGAATGTCTACTGCAAGAATGCATTACTGTCAGTCTCTACATGCGAAGAGTTTCTTGGTCtgcaaacaaaaacatattttgaacCCTGCAAGGTTGAAGATGGATTTGAGAGGTTTTCCAATCTTTTGACAAGATGCACAGTCAATTCCAAAATTAGATTTGAAGGTGTGACTGTGATTCACCCAAGTATAGCTCAATGCTGTTTGAAAGAGCTTTCAGCTTCTCATGGGGTGACAAAAGCAGACATCGCTAACCTTCTGCTCACAACAGGCCTGTTTCATGAGTATGCTCTAGGAAAACAAAAATTAGTGCAGGATGTTCACAACATGTTGGTTAAGAGGCAGTATTTGGCTCAGGCTGAAGACTCACTTTTTTCACCTCTTATCCAAGATACAATGAAGGAGACCCCACGGTTGGAAGAAATTGTTCTACAAAATGCAGCAAAGTGCTACAGAAAGGATGCAGTAATATTCCAGCTCCTCGCCAGGTACTATTACATCAAAAAATCTGACTTTAACACAGCCATGATTTGGGCAAAGAAGGCCAAAGGCCTTTCAAAGGACAGCTCATACATGTGCGATACAGTGTCGCAGGTACTTGTACGTGAGCTCAAGCAGGCTGTTCGAAAAGACAAAGATGATCCCATCAAGCCAGAGAGTCTTGAGGAGTATCTTACATTGGCTAGATCTGCAGGAGAAGCTTGcaaagaaacacaacaaactgcAAACAAAGAGGCCATGATTCAATTGCAGAGACTAAAGGACTACAATACCTACAACACCGCTGGTTATCTTGGTGAACTTCAAACTGCAGCTATTGTCATACAAATACTGAAAAAGACACCACTGTTTAACTGCCTTGGTGAAGTCCTATCGGGTAAAATTGCCTTTGAAGATTTGCCAAGGAAGATCCCTGAACTCAAGCAATATTACCATGTATTGCAGAAGCATAAGAGTTATCTTCAACAGCTAAAGGGAACAATGAAGCAACATTTCTATGTTCTTGACAATTTTTTTGTCAATTTAGTACCCTTTTTTGCAGAGAGTAACAAACAAAAAGAACGGACAAAGCCCAAGGTTTCCAGGTACTTTCAACAGTATGTAGAcgtcttttgtaaaataaattggAGTGAGCAGGTCAAAAATGAGCGCATGAACCTCACAGTTAAAATTGAGCAGACACACCAATGTCTGGAGAAGAACAAGGGTGATTCCTATACTGGCCTTCTGGAATATTTATATGAGAGAGATTCTGCATCAACTCTTGAAGAGATCATCCAGCAGTATGATTTCATTCTGAAGTGGAAAGAGCCTAGAAACTTGATGGACACTGTCAACTTCATCTATGCCAATGTTATTCTGGCCAACATCAACCCTGAATCTCAATACATCATGCCCTACCAAGGCCTTCGTAACTTGCTACTTGAAATTATCAACCACCCCACACCCTTCAGTCAGATTCTGCCATTGCACTACATCACAGTTTTATTGTTACGGCAAGAGGACTGTCCATTACAAAATTTTGTGTCACAAATGAAATTGTCCTATTTAAAAGACCTGAAACCTGTGTCTAATGGAAAGAGAGCAGCAGTCCATTTTTTCTTAGGGAAGGATGAAGGTTATGGTGGCCTGATTTCCCATAGGGATATAAACAACTGTTTAGGATCTGAGCAGAACATCTCAACAAAATGGGATGATGAAAAAATATGGAAGCAAGTGAGAGACTGTGAGAAACTTTACAGAGTTTCTGGTAAAATTTGCGATGGctttatcagtgttggaaatgtgAAGGTCGATCCAATGTTCAGAAGCCAGTTACATAAAGAATTTGGCACAACAGTGACATTCTTCATCGGGTTCTCAATAAATGGACCAGTTGCACTTGACATAGACTTTGAGTCATAA